A region of Ochrobactrum quorumnocens DNA encodes the following proteins:
- the rpsT gene encoding 30S ribosomal protein S20 encodes MANTPSAKKAVRKITARTEINKSRRSRVRTFLRKVEDALLSGDKEAASVAFKAAEPELMRAASKGVVHKNTAARKVSRLAARVKALNA; translated from the coding sequence ATGGCCAATACTCCTTCGGCCAAGAAGGCAGTGCGCAAGATCACTGCCCGCACCGAAATCAACAAGTCGCGTCGCTCGCGCGTTCGTACCTTCCTCCGCAAGGTTGAAGATGCGCTCTTGAGCGGCGACAAGGAAGCAGCATCGGTTGCTTTCAAGGCTGCTGAGCCTGAACTGATGCGCGCTGCTTCAAAGGGCGTCGTTCACAAGAATACCGCTGCTCGTAAGGTTTCGCGCCTTGCTGCACGCGTTAAGGCATTGAACGCCTAA